Proteins from a genomic interval of Pseudomonas sp. RC10:
- a CDS encoding alpha/beta hydrolase has product MKSLLTLLLLISLTGCSQLLFYPEREVPLTPEKAHIAWRDVTLTAADGTRLNAWFLPAKEGVPVKGTVLHLHGNGGNMAWHLGGSWWLPEQGYQILLLDYRGYGKSEGEPSLPAIYQDIDAAFDWLSKAPDVQGKPLVVLGQSIGGALAVHYLAEHPQQRSRIKALVLDGVPASYREVARYTLGTSWLTWPLKRPLSWVIPDGDSAINGIAQLKGTPMLMFQSLDDSQVPLHNGISLYQNAPPPRVLQLTRGPHVQTFADPTWQEVMVRYLDDPAHFSGLRRLAEVPNYPDPDPSQKKASTPSDSKPEEKPQ; this is encoded by the coding sequence TTGAAGTCTCTTCTGACGTTGCTGCTGCTCATTTCGCTCACCGGCTGCAGCCAACTCCTGTTCTACCCCGAACGCGAAGTGCCGTTGACCCCGGAAAAGGCCCACATCGCCTGGCGCGACGTAACCCTCACGGCAGCAGACGGGACGCGGCTCAACGCGTGGTTCCTGCCTGCGAAGGAAGGCGTCCCGGTCAAAGGCACGGTGCTGCACTTGCACGGCAACGGCGGCAACATGGCCTGGCATTTGGGTGGGAGCTGGTGGCTGCCCGAGCAGGGCTATCAAATTCTGCTGCTCGACTACCGCGGCTATGGCAAATCGGAAGGCGAGCCCAGCCTGCCCGCGATTTATCAGGACATTGACGCGGCGTTCGACTGGCTGAGCAAAGCCCCGGACGTACAGGGCAAACCGCTGGTGGTGCTCGGGCAAAGCATCGGTGGCGCATTGGCCGTGCATTACCTGGCCGAACACCCTCAACAGCGTTCGCGCATCAAGGCACTGGTGCTCGACGGCGTGCCCGCCAGCTACCGTGAAGTCGCGCGATACACCCTCGGCACGTCCTGGCTGACATGGCCCTTAAAGCGTCCGCTGTCGTGGGTGATTCCGGACGGCGACAGTGCCATCAACGGCATCGCTCAATTGAAAGGCACGCCGATGCTGATGTTCCAGAGCCTCGACGATTCGCAAGTCCCGCTTCACAACGGCATCAGCCTGTACCAGAACGCGCCGCCGCCCCGGGTGCTGCAATTGACCCGTGGCCCCCACGTCCAGACGTTCGCCGATCCGACGTGGCAGGAAGTGATGGTGCGTTATCTGGATGATCCGGCGCATTTCAGCGGCCTGCGTCGGTTGGCCGAAGTCCCCAACTATCCCGATCCTGATCCGAGCCAGAAGAAGGCTTCTACGCCGTCGGACAGTAAGCCTGAAGAGAAGCCGCAATGA
- a CDS encoding flavohemoglobin expression-modulating QEGLA motif protein yields MDEYQQTIRALSDRIVLAQTPIRVLDAVKWDESIRKNFLAAKGKQMPEVDRAYYENRPLGFDSGAVKLEFQNIERDITRQLGQFNPVGQIMRRMCKEYRMVVRMLEARGTPDFGLISQELYGAASDAFHAGDPTLADLGMMLSDYLNNIAGRGDLKDEPKTLNAKDAVAMLQSRLNRTFGEAEETIRVFESDGIVADAAAGADYIKIRSDAMFNERDVRALEVHEGLVHVGTTLNGQNQPICTFLAKGPPSSTVTQEGLAILMEVIGFASYPSRLRKLTNRTRAIHMAEEGADFLQVFEFYREQGFGMPESYGNASRVFRGSVPNGLPFTKDLSYLKGFIMVYNYIQLAVRKGKLEQVPLLFCGKTTLEDMRTLRQLVDEGLVVPPKYLPDQFRDMNALSAWMCFSNFLNHLSLDRIEADYSNIL; encoded by the coding sequence GTGGACGAATACCAGCAGACCATTCGCGCGCTGTCCGACCGCATCGTGTTGGCGCAGACGCCGATTCGCGTGCTCGACGCGGTGAAGTGGGACGAGAGCATTCGCAAGAATTTCCTCGCGGCCAAGGGCAAGCAGATGCCCGAAGTGGATCGGGCCTACTACGAAAACCGCCCGCTCGGGTTCGACTCCGGCGCCGTAAAGCTCGAATTCCAGAACATCGAACGTGACATCACCCGGCAACTGGGGCAGTTCAACCCGGTCGGGCAGATCATGCGCCGCATGTGCAAGGAATACCGGATGGTCGTGCGCATGCTCGAAGCGCGGGGCACGCCTGATTTCGGTCTGATTTCCCAAGAGCTATACGGCGCTGCGTCCGATGCCTTCCACGCCGGCGACCCGACGCTGGCCGACCTCGGCATGATGCTCTCTGATTACTTGAACAACATCGCCGGACGTGGCGACCTCAAGGACGAGCCGAAAACCCTCAACGCAAAAGATGCGGTCGCGATGCTGCAAAGCCGCTTGAACCGGACCTTTGGCGAAGCCGAAGAAACCATTCGGGTGTTCGAGTCCGACGGCATCGTGGCCGACGCGGCGGCGGGCGCGGATTACATCAAGATCCGCAGCGACGCGATGTTCAACGAACGTGACGTGCGAGCATTGGAGGTCCACGAAGGGCTGGTGCACGTGGGCACGACGCTCAATGGCCAGAACCAGCCGATCTGCACCTTCCTCGCCAAAGGCCCGCCCTCGTCAACCGTGACACAGGAAGGCCTGGCGATTCTGATGGAAGTGATCGGCTTCGCCTCTTATCCAAGCCGTCTGCGCAAACTCACCAACCGCACCCGCGCCATTCATATGGCAGAAGAGGGCGCGGACTTCCTGCAGGTGTTCGAGTTCTACCGCGAGCAAGGCTTTGGTATGCCGGAAAGCTATGGCAATGCCAGTCGCGTGTTCCGAGGCTCGGTGCCGAATGGTCTGCCGTTCACCAAGGACTTGTCCTACCTGAAGGGCTTCATCATGGTTTACAACTACATCCAGTTGGCCGTGAGAAAGGGCAAGCTGGAGCAGGTGCCATTGCTGTTCTGCGGCAAGACCACGCTGGAAGACATGCGCACCTTGCGGCAATTGGTGGATGAGGGATTGGTCGTGCCACCGAAGTACCTGCCCGACCAGTTCCGCGACATGAACGCGCTGTCGGCGTGGATGTGCTTCTCCAACTTCCTCAACCATTTGAGCCTGGACCGGATCGAGGCGGATTACTCGAATATCCTGTGA
- a CDS encoding TetR family transcriptional regulator, with amino-acid sequence MNRTIAQKGAAGLATAVAQSVQYQGRKASRQGSEQRRQQILDAAMRILIRDGVRAVRHRAVAAEAQVPLSATTYYFKDIDDLLTDAFAQYVERSAAYMAKLWTNTEDLLREMVARNDGSAEARGRLADEIARMTLDYVRHQLLTRRDQLIAEHAFCLEALINPRLAPLVAAHQQILLQGSAQFLEVMGSTQPQVDAQVLTGIIGRMEYQGLLAGPRPEADEEMLAILTRQMHLVLGTAKPVIG; translated from the coding sequence GTGAATCGTACGATCGCTCAAAAAGGAGCCGCCGGCCTGGCCACCGCCGTCGCGCAGAGTGTTCAGTATCAGGGCCGCAAGGCCAGCCGACAGGGCAGCGAGCAACGCCGCCAGCAGATTCTCGATGCTGCCATGCGCATCCTCATTCGCGACGGCGTGCGTGCCGTCCGCCATCGGGCCGTGGCCGCCGAAGCGCAAGTGCCGCTGTCCGCCACCACCTACTACTTCAAGGACATCGACGACCTGCTCACCGATGCCTTTGCCCAATACGTCGAACGCAGCGCCGCCTACATGGCCAAGCTGTGGACCAACACCGAAGACCTCTTGCGAGAAATGGTCGCCCGCAACGACGGCAGCGCCGAAGCCCGTGGCCGTTTGGCCGATGAAATCGCCCGCATGACCCTGGACTACGTGCGCCATCAATTGCTGACCCGCCGCGACCAGTTGATCGCTGAACATGCGTTCTGCCTGGAAGCCTTGATCAACCCTCGCCTGGCGCCATTGGTGGCGGCCCATCAGCAAATTCTCTTGCAGGGAAGCGCCCAGTTTCTGGAGGTCATGGGCTCGACCCAACCGCAAGTGGATGCACAAGTGTTGACGGGGATTATCGGGCGGATGGAATATCAGGGGCTGCTCGCCGGGCCACGTCCCGAAGCAGACGAGGAAATGCTCGCTATTCTTACGCGCCAGATGCATCTGGTGTTGGGTACTGCCAAGCCGGTGATTGGCTGA
- the lysS gene encoding lysine--tRNA ligase, translating into MSDQQLDPQAQQQEENTLIALRKEKLAAERAKGNAFPNDFRRENYCNDLQKQYVDKTKEELAEAAIPVKVAGRIMLNRGSFMVIQDMTGRIQVYVNRKTLSEDTLASVKTWDMGDIIAAEGTLARSGKGDLYVEMTSVRLLTKSLRPLPDKHHGLTDTEQRYRQRYVDLIVNEDVRETFRVRSQVIAHIRSFLMKRDFLEVETPMLQTIPGGAAAKPFETHHNALDLEMFLRIAPELYLKRLVVGGFEKVFEINRNFRNEGVSTRHNPEFTMLEFYQAYADYEDNMDLTEELFRELAQLVLGSTDVPYGDKVFHFGEPFARLSVFDSILKYNPDLTADDLNDIDKARAIAKKAGAKVLGFEGLGKLQVMIFEELVEHKLEQPHFITQYPFEVSPLARRNDENPNVTDRFELFIGGREIANAYSELNDAEDQAERFMAQVADKDAGDDEAMHYDADFVRALEYGMPPTAGEGIGIDRLVMLLTNSPSIRDVILFPHMRPQA; encoded by the coding sequence ATGAGCGACCAACAACTCGACCCGCAAGCCCAGCAACAGGAAGAAAACACCCTGATCGCACTGCGCAAGGAAAAGCTTGCTGCCGAGCGCGCCAAGGGCAACGCCTTCCCGAACGACTTCCGCCGCGAAAACTACTGCAACGACCTGCAGAAACAGTACGTGGACAAGACCAAGGAAGAACTGGCTGAAGCGGCGATTCCGGTCAAGGTTGCAGGTCGCATCATGCTCAACCGTGGCTCGTTCATGGTGATCCAGGACATGACCGGTCGCATTCAGGTCTACGTCAACCGCAAGACCCTGTCGGAAGACACCCTGGCCTCGGTGAAAACCTGGGACATGGGCGACATCATCGCGGCGGAAGGCACCTTGGCCCGTTCCGGCAAAGGCGACCTGTACGTCGAAATGACCAGCGTGCGTCTGCTGACCAAGTCCCTGCGTCCGCTGCCGGACAAACACCACGGCCTGACCGACACCGAACAGCGCTATCGCCAGCGTTACGTCGACCTGATCGTCAACGAAGACGTGCGCGAAACCTTCCGCGTGCGCTCGCAAGTCATCGCCCACATCCGCAGCTTCCTGATGAAGCGCGACTTCCTCGAAGTCGAAACGCCGATGCTGCAAACCATTCCGGGCGGCGCGGCAGCCAAACCGTTTGAAACCCACCACAACGCGCTGGACCTGGAAATGTTCCTGCGGATCGCGCCTGAGCTGTACCTCAAGCGTCTGGTGGTTGGCGGGTTTGAAAAGGTGTTCGAGATCAACCGTAACTTCCGCAACGAAGGCGTCTCGACCCGTCACAACCCTGAATTCACCATGTTGGAGTTCTACCAGGCGTACGCCGACTACGAAGACAACATGGACCTGACCGAAGAGCTGTTCCGTGAACTGGCTCAACTGGTCCTGGGCAGCACCGACGTGCCGTACGGCGATAAAGTGTTCCACTTCGGCGAGCCGTTCGCGCGTCTGTCGGTGTTCGATTCGATCCTGAAATACAACCCGGACCTGACCGCTGACGACCTGAACGACATCGACAAAGCCCGCGCCATCGCCAAGAAAGCCGGCGCCAAGGTGCTGGGCTTCGAAGGCCTGGGCAAATTGCAGGTGATGATTTTCGAAGAGCTGGTCGAGCACAAGCTGGAACAGCCGCACTTCATCACCCAATACCCGTTCGAAGTGTCGCCGCTGGCACGCCGCAACGACGAAAACCCGAACGTCACCGACCGTTTCGAGCTGTTCATCGGCGGCCGTGAAATTGCCAACGCCTATTCCGAGTTGAACGACGCAGAAGACCAGGCCGAGCGTTTCATGGCGCAAGTGGCCGACAAGGACGCGGGCGACGACGAAGCCATGCATTACGACGCCGACTTCGTGCGTGCGCTGGAATACGGCATGCCGCCAACGGCAGGCGAGGGCATCGGTATCGACCGTCTGGTCATGCTGCTGACCAACTCGCCGTCGATCCGCGACGTCATCCTGTTCCCGCACATGCGGCCTCAGGCGTAA
- the prfB gene encoding peptide chain release factor 2 (programmed frameshift): MEINPILNTIKDLTERSESIRGYLDYDQKHDRLTEVNRELEDPNVWNKPEYAQSLGRERSALAQIVETLDEMSSGLADAKELLDMAVEEDDEGAVADVVELLEGLEASLAKLEFRRMFSGEMDPNNAYLDIQAGSGGTEAQDWANILLRMYLRWADKRGFDATIMELSEGEVAGIKGATVHIKGEYAFGWLRTEIGVHRLVRKSPFDSGARRHTSFSAVFVSPEIDDRIEIDINPSDLRIDTYRSSGAGGQHVNTTDSAVRITHVPTNTVVSCQNERSQHANKDTAMKMLRAKLYELEMQKRNAASQALEDTKSDIGWGHQIRSYVLDDSRIKDLRTGVERSDCNKVLDGDLDGYLEASLKQGL, encoded by the exons ATGGAAATCAACCCGATCCTGAACACCATCAAGGACCTGACCGAACGCTCCGAATCCATTCGGGGGTATCTT GACTACGATCAAAAACATGATCGTCTGACCGAAGTCAACCGCGAGCTGGAAGACCCCAACGTCTGGAACAAGCCCGAGTATGCCCAGTCCCTCGGCCGCGAGCGTTCGGCGCTCGCACAGATCGTTGAAACCCTCGACGAAATGAGTTCCGGCCTCGCCGACGCCAAAGAGCTGCTGGACATGGCTGTCGAAGAAGACGATGAAGGCGCTGTCGCCGATGTCGTCGAGCTGCTGGAAGGCCTGGAAGCATCCCTCGCCAAGCTGGAATTCCGTCGCATGTTCAGCGGCGAGATGGACCCGAACAACGCCTACCTGGACATCCAGGCCGGCTCCGGCGGCACCGAAGCGCAGGACTGGGCCAACATCCTGCTGCGCATGTACCTGCGCTGGGCCGACAAGCGTGGCTTCGACGCCACCATCATGGAACTGTCCGAAGGCGAAGTCGCCGGCATCAAGGGCGCCACCGTGCACATCAAGGGCGAATACGCCTTTGGCTGGCTGCGTACCGAAATCGGCGTGCACCGCCTGGTCCGCAAGAGCCCGTTCGACTCCGGCGCACGTCGCCACACCTCGTTCTCGGCGGTGTTCGTTTCCCCCGAGATCGACGACCGCATCGAGATCGACATCAACCCGTCGGACCTGCGAATCGACACCTATCGTTCGTCCGGTGCCGGTGGTCAGCACGTTAACACCACCGACTCGGCGGTCCGTATCACCCACGTACCGACCAACACCGTCGTCAGTTGCCAGAACGAACGTTCCCAGCACGCGAACAAGGACACCGCCATGAAAATGCTGCGGGCCAAGTTGTACGAGCTGGAAATGCAGAAACGCAACGCCGCGTCCCAGGCGCTGGAAGACACCAAGTCGGACATCGGCTGGGGCCACCAGATCCGCTCGTACGTCCTCGATGACTCGCGCATCAAGGACCTGCGGACCGGCGTCGAGCGCAGCGACTGCAACAAGGTGCTGGACGGTGACCTCGACGGTTACCTGGAAGCCAGCCTCAAGCAAGGGCTGTAA
- a CDS encoding PleD family two-component system response regulator, whose translation MHDLQLDDVNATDENAAMVLLVDDQAMIGEAVRRGLANEENIDFHFCADPHQAIAQAIEIKPTVILQDLVMPGLDGLTLVREYRNNPMTRDIPIIVLSTKEDPLIKSAAFAAGANDYLVKLPDNIELVARIRYHSRSYMTLLQRDEAYRALRVSQQQLLDTNLVLQRLMNSDGLTGLSNRRHFDEYLELEWRRATREQTQLSLMMIDVDYFKAYNDNFGHLEGDEALRQVAKAIRSSCSRPSDLPARYGGEEFALVLPNTSPGGARLLAEKLRQTVASMNIPHIAPKEGSSLTVSIGLATLVPPVGSHSRQLIQSADQGLYAAKHNGRNQVVVGS comes from the coding sequence ATGCATGACTTGCAGCTGGACGACGTAAACGCCACGGATGAAAACGCTGCCATGGTGTTGCTGGTCGACGATCAGGCAATGATCGGCGAGGCAGTCCGGCGTGGGCTGGCGAATGAGGAAAACATCGATTTCCACTTCTGCGCCGACCCTCATCAGGCCATCGCCCAAGCGATCGAAATCAAGCCGACGGTGATTCTGCAGGACCTGGTGATGCCGGGCCTTGACGGTCTGACCCTGGTGCGCGAGTACCGCAACAACCCGATGACCCGGGACATCCCGATCATCGTGCTCTCGACCAAGGAAGACCCGCTCATCAAGAGCGCGGCGTTCGCGGCGGGGGCCAACGATTATCTGGTCAAACTGCCGGACAACATCGAGCTGGTGGCGCGCATCCGCTACCACTCCCGCTCCTACATGACCCTGTTGCAACGCGACGAAGCCTACCGTGCGCTTCGCGTGAGTCAGCAGCAGCTGCTGGACACCAACCTGGTGCTGCAACGCCTGATGAACTCCGATGGCCTGACCGGGCTGTCGAACCGTCGGCACTTCGACGAATACCTCGAACTGGAGTGGCGCCGGGCGACCCGCGAACAGACCCAGCTGTCGCTGATGATGATCGATGTCGACTATTTCAAAGCCTATAACGACAACTTCGGCCACCTTGAAGGCGACGAAGCGCTGCGTCAGGTGGCCAAGGCCATCCGTTCCAGCTGCAGCCGTCCTTCCGACCTGCCTGCACGTTACGGCGGCGAAGAGTTCGCGCTGGTGCTGCCAAACACCTCGCCGGGCGGCGCACGTCTGCTGGCCGAGAAACTGCGCCAGACCGTCGCCAGCATGAACATCCCGCACATCGCGCCGAAGGAAGGCTCCAGCCTCACCGTGAGCATTGGTCTGGCGACCCTCGTGCCTCCGGTCGGCAGCCACAGCCGCCAGTTGATCCAGAGCGCGGATCAGGGCCTGTACGCTGCCAAGCACAATGGGCGCAATCAGGTCGTGGTCGGGTCGTAA
- a CDS encoding chemotaxis response regulator protein-glutamate methylesterase, which yields MKIAIVNDMPMAVEALRRALAFEPAHQVVWVASNGAEAVQRCAELTPDLILMDLIMPVMDGVEAPRRIMAATPCAIVIVTVDREQNVHRVFEAMGHGALDVVDTPAIGAGNPKEAAAPLLRKILNIGWLVGQRDSRVRPTPAPLGVAAQRKGLVAIGSSAGGPAALEVLLKGLPKAFPAAIVLVQHVDQVFAAGMAQWLSSSSGLEVRLARDGEPPECGAVLLAGTNHHIRLLKNGTLAYTAEPVNEIYRPSIDVFFESVASYWNGDAVGVLLTGMGRDGAQGLKLMRQRGFLTIAQDQQSCAVYGMPKAAAAIDAAMEIRPLDTIAPRLKEAFIQ from the coding sequence ATGAAAATCGCCATCGTCAACGACATGCCCATGGCGGTCGAAGCACTGCGCCGTGCGCTGGCGTTCGAGCCTGCGCATCAGGTGGTGTGGGTGGCGAGCAACGGCGCTGAGGCGGTGCAGCGATGCGCCGAACTGACGCCGGATCTGATCCTGATGGACCTCATCATGCCGGTCATGGACGGCGTCGAGGCGCCCCGGCGAATCATGGCCGCCACGCCGTGTGCCATCGTGATTGTGACTGTTGACCGGGAACAGAACGTCCACCGTGTGTTCGAGGCAATGGGCCATGGTGCCCTGGACGTGGTCGACACGCCTGCCATCGGCGCGGGCAACCCGAAAGAGGCAGCGGCACCCTTGCTGCGCAAGATCCTCAACATCGGATGGCTGGTGGGTCAACGTGACAGCCGCGTCCGTCCGACGCCCGCGCCGTTGGGCGTGGCGGCACAAAGAAAGGGACTGGTGGCCATCGGTTCATCCGCAGGCGGCCCGGCAGCGCTGGAAGTGCTGCTCAAAGGACTGCCGAAGGCGTTCCCGGCAGCCATCGTGCTTGTTCAGCATGTGGACCAGGTATTCGCGGCCGGGATGGCGCAATGGTTGAGCAGCTCGTCAGGGCTGGAGGTGCGGCTGGCGCGCGACGGGGAACCGCCGGAGTGCGGGGCCGTGTTGCTGGCGGGCACCAATCACCATATTCGCTTGTTGAAGAACGGCACGCTGGCCTATACCGCCGAGCCGGTGAATGAGATATATAGGCCCTCTATCGACGTGTTTTTCGAAAGTGTGGCCAGCTATTGGAACGGTGACGCAGTGGGCGTTCTGTTGACAGGTATGGGCCGTGACGGTGCCCAAGGACTCAAGCTGATGCGTCAGCGGGGTTTCCTCACCATCGCCCAGGACCAGCAAAGCTGCGCGGTGTATGGCATGCCCAAAGCGGCAGCCGCCATCGACGCCGCCATGGAGATCCGCCCGCTGGACACGATCGCGCCTCGCTTGAAAGAGGCATTTATACAATGA
- a CDS encoding hybrid sensor histidine kinase/response regulator, with the protein MTPDQMRDASLFELFTLEAEAQTQVLSAGLLALERNPTQADQLEACMRAAHSLKGAARIVGVNAGVSVSHVMEDCLVEAQEGRLHLKPEHIDALLMGTDMLMRIATPGPNSVAQGDVDGYVALMNDLIKPGARPATAAPNLAPSMDDLLLANAQSLVESVQSAHAPLTEPTEPELPAVTESVTPAQPAPVPEAEEEAQPKIGRRVERRVNEGGERVLRVTAERLNNLLDLSSKSLVETQRLKPYLTAMQRVKRSQSGASRALDNLEALLDANVDPDAQKALEEARRLLSEAQHLLIQQTSDLDEFGWQASQRAQLLYDTALACRMRPFADVLAGQARMVRDLGRSLGKQVRLEIDGDKTQVDRDVLEKLEAPLTHLLRNAVDHGIEFPEQRLALGKPAEGLIQLKASHQAGLLVVELIDDGGGVDLERLRRSIIDRKLSPEETAMQLSEEELLSFLFLPGFSMRDKVTEVSGRGVGLDAVQHMVRQLRGGVELHQQAGQGSRFHIEVPLTLSVVRSLVVEVGGEAYAFPLAHIERMRDVQVDEIVQLEGRQHFWHEERHVGLVAASQLLNRPASQSNTDALKVVVIRERDAVYGVAVERFIGERTLVVLPLDPRLGKVQDISAGALLDDGSAVLIIDVEDMLRSVEKLLNTGRLERIDRRNRQVDVQVRKRVLVVDDSLTVRELERKLLLSRGYEVAVAVDGMDGWNALRAEDFDLLITDIDMPRMDGIELVTLLRRDSRLQSLPVMVVSYKDREEDRRRGLDAGADYYLAKASFHDDALLDAVVELIGDAQG; encoded by the coding sequence ATGACGCCCGATCAAATGCGCGACGCCTCGTTGTTCGAACTGTTCACGCTGGAGGCCGAAGCCCAGACCCAAGTCCTGAGCGCAGGCCTTCTGGCGCTGGAGCGTAACCCGACCCAAGCCGATCAACTGGAAGCCTGCATGCGCGCCGCGCACTCGCTCAAGGGCGCGGCGCGGATCGTCGGCGTCAACGCCGGGGTCAGCGTCTCCCACGTGATGGAAGACTGCCTCGTCGAAGCCCAGGAAGGCCGGCTGCACCTCAAGCCCGAGCACATTGACGCGCTGTTGATGGGCACGGACATGCTCATGCGCATCGCCACGCCGGGACCGAACAGCGTGGCCCAAGGCGACGTGGACGGCTACGTCGCATTGATGAACGACCTGATCAAACCGGGTGCGCGTCCTGCCACCGCTGCGCCGAACCTTGCGCCATCAATGGACGATTTGTTGCTGGCCAACGCGCAGTCGCTGGTGGAATCGGTGCAATCGGCCCATGCGCCGCTGACTGAACCCACTGAACCTGAATTACCCGCTGTCACCGAATCCGTTACACCCGCACAACCGGCCCCTGTGCCCGAAGCCGAAGAAGAGGCCCAGCCGAAAATCGGCCGCCGCGTCGAGCGTCGGGTCAACGAGGGCGGCGAGCGCGTCTTGCGGGTGACGGCCGAGCGCCTGAATAACCTGCTGGACCTGTCGAGCAAATCGCTGGTCGAGACCCAACGCCTGAAGCCTTATCTGACCGCGATGCAGCGGGTGAAACGCTCCCAAAGCGGCGCCAGTCGCGCGTTGGACAATCTCGAAGCCTTGCTCGACGCCAACGTCGATCCGGACGCGCAAAAAGCGCTGGAAGAAGCGCGGCGTCTGTTGAGCGAGGCGCAGCACCTGTTGATCCAACAGACCTCCGACCTCGACGAATTCGGCTGGCAGGCCAGTCAGCGCGCGCAGTTGCTGTACGACACCGCACTGGCCTGCCGCATGCGCCCTTTCGCCGACGTGCTGGCCGGGCAGGCGCGCATGGTGCGTGACCTTGGCCGTTCGCTGGGCAAGCAGGTGCGGCTGGAAATCGACGGCGATAAAACCCAGGTCGACCGCGACGTGCTGGAAAAACTCGAAGCACCGCTGACGCACCTGTTGCGCAACGCCGTGGACCACGGCATCGAATTTCCCGAGCAACGCCTGGCCCTCGGCAAACCGGCGGAAGGGCTGATTCAACTCAAGGCGTCGCACCAGGCCGGTTTGCTGGTCGTCGAACTCATCGACGATGGCGGTGGCGTGGACCTTGAGCGTCTGCGCCGCAGCATCATCGACCGCAAACTGTCGCCCGAAGAAACCGCGATGCAACTGAGCGAGGAGGAGCTGTTGAGCTTCCTGTTCCTGCCGGGTTTCAGCATGCGCGACAAAGTCACCGAAGTCTCCGGGCGCGGCGTGGGCCTGGATGCGGTGCAGCACATGGTCCGGCAACTGCGCGGCGGGGTCGAACTGCATCAACAGGCGGGGCAGGGCAGCCGTTTCCACATCGAAGTGCCGCTCACGCTGTCCGTCGTGCGCAGTCTGGTGGTGGAAGTGGGCGGCGAAGCCTATGCCTTCCCGCTGGCGCACATCGAGCGGATGCGCGACGTGCAAGTGGACGAAATCGTGCAACTGGAAGGCCGCCAGCACTTCTGGCACGAAGAGCGCCACGTCGGCCTCGTCGCTGCCAGCCAATTGCTCAACCGTCCCGCCAGCCAGAGCAACACCGACGCGCTCAAGGTCGTGGTGATTCGTGAACGCGACGCCGTGTATGGCGTGGCGGTCGAGCGTTTTATCGGCGAACGCACGCTGGTGGTGCTGCCGCTGGACCCGCGTCTGGGCAAGGTCCAGGACATTTCCGCAGGTGCGCTGCTGGACGATGGCTCGGCTGTGCTGATCATCGACGTCGAAGACATGCTGCGCTCGGTGGAAAAATTGCTTAACACCGGGCGCCTGGAGCGTATTGATCGGCGCAATCGTCAGGTCGACGTTCAAGTGCGCAAGCGTGTGCTGGTGGTGGACGACTCATTGACCGTGCGCGAGCTGGAGCGCAAATTGCTGTTGAGCCGCGGTTATGAAGTCGCGGTGGCCGTGGACGGGATGGACGGCTGGAACGCCCTGCGTGCCGAAGACTTCGATTTGCTGATCACCGACATCGACATGCCGCGCATGGACGGTATCGAACTGGTGACGCTGCTACGCCGCGACAGTCGTTTGCAGTCGTTGCCCGTGATGGTGGTGTCGTACAAGGACCGCGAAGAGGATCGTCGTCGGGGGCTGGATGCCGGGGCCGACTATTATCTGGCCAAGGCCAGTTTTCATGATGATGCATTGCTCGACGCGGTGGTCGAGCTGATAGGAGATGCGCAAGGATGA
- a CDS encoding chemotaxis protein CheW: MTGVHSELVSNDAQAIDDCWNRIGIHGDRSCPLLVEHIHCRNCSVYSAAATRLLDRYALAQEERVSIHSEELASDIQTRSLVVFRLGEEWLGFPTRCLVEVSPVQTIHSLPHQRSRALLGVANVRGALVACLSFVELLGLDSGSAPANASRIMPRMLIVAAEGGPVVVPVDEVDGIHAIEARLLDSASAPAQNANARFTRGVVQWKDRSLRLLDEEQLLSAVNRSLT, from the coding sequence ATGACCGGCGTACACAGTGAACTGGTCAGCAACGATGCCCAAGCCATCGACGATTGCTGGAACCGGATCGGCATCCACGGCGATCGCTCGTGCCCACTCCTGGTGGAACACATCCATTGCCGCAACTGCTCGGTGTATTCGGCGGCGGCGACCCGTTTGCTGGACCGCTACGCGCTGGCGCAAGAGGAGCGTGTGTCGATTCACAGCGAAGAGCTGGCCAGCGATATCCAGACCCGCTCACTGGTGGTCTTCCGTCTGGGCGAAGAATGGCTCGGCTTCCCGACCCGCTGTCTGGTCGAAGTGTCGCCAGTGCAAACGATTCACTCGCTGCCGCACCAACGCTCCCGGGCCTTGCTCGGCGTGGCGAACGTGCGTGGCGCGCTGGTGGCGTGCCTGTCGTTCGTCGAGCTGCTGGGATTGGACAGCGGGTCGGCCCCGGCCAATGCCTCGCGCATCATGCCGCGCATGCTGATCGTGGCCGCTGAGGGAGGGCCCGTGGTGGTGCCGGTCGATGAAGTCGACGGGATTCATGCCATCGAGGCGCGTTTGCTGGACAGCGCATCGGCCCCTGCGCAAAACGCCAACGCACGCTTCACCCGAGGCGTGGTGCAGTGGAAAGACCGCAGCTTGCGGTTGCTGGACGAAGAACAGTTGCTGTCCGCCGTGAACCGGAGCCTGACATGA